The Nerophis lumbriciformis linkage group LG24, RoL_Nlum_v2.1, whole genome shotgun sequence genome includes a region encoding these proteins:
- the pheta2 gene encoding sesquipedalian-1 isoform X2 → MKIHKKIVSHFLSCTSPVDKEGYLFKKKTKKDTYQRRWLVLKANLLFYQERPADRHLLGVIVLEGCAVRRSDADGRWSFCLLFQGPGLKSYRFAAGDEDTLDGWVRALLSASHSYLSLMLRDLHRQYQEAKHDQSSDGSPTMALNQNVAQLNQQWWLPSTSVDGGKSAVITAASKKCPVRNSYVTPLHSPEPPHADWPLMDFCKLHDYFGQEVKKVRKEWLKSQQATAEEDCEGDLIDLP, encoded by the exons ATGAAGATCCACAAGAAGATTGTGAGTCATTTCCTGTCCTGCACGTCTCCAGTGGACAAGGAAGGATATCTCTTCAAGAAG AAGACTAAGAAGGACACCTACCAGCGCCGTTGGTTGGTCCTGAAGGCCAACCTGCTCTTCTACCAGGAGCGACCCGCAGACCGCCACCTGCTGGGGGTCATCGTGCTGGAGGGCTGCGCGGTGCGGCGCTCCGACGCAGACGGCCGCTGGTCCTTCTGCCTGCTCTTCCAGGGTCCCGGGCTGAAGAGCTACAGGTTTGCTGCGGGAGACGAGGACACTCTGGACGGTTGGGTGAGAGCCTTGCTGTCCGCCAGCCACTCTTATCTGTCCCTCATGCTCCGAGACCTGCACAGGCAGTACCAAG AAGCCAAACATGACCAGAGTTCTGATGGGTCACCTACAATGGCCCTAAACCAGAACGTAGCCCAGCTAAACCAGCAATGGTGGCTGCCATCAACATCAGTGGATGGAGGGAAGAGCGCCGTGATCACAGCAGCAAGTAAAAAGTGTCCTGTGAGAAACTCGTACGTCACGCCTTTACACTCGCCAGAACCGCCGCACGCCGACTGGCCTTTGATGGACTTCTGCAAACTGCATGACTACTTCGGCCAAGAGGTGAAGAAGGTTCGAAAAGAATGGCTGAAAAGTCAGCAGGCGACTGCGGAGGAAGACTGTGAAGGAGATCTTATTGATCTGCCGTGA
- the pheta2 gene encoding sesquipedalian-1 isoform X1, giving the protein MWCGFSAMKIHKKIVSHFLSCTSPVDKEGYLFKKKTKKDTYQRRWLVLKANLLFYQERPADRHLLGVIVLEGCAVRRSDADGRWSFCLLFQGPGLKSYRFAAGDEDTLDGWVRALLSASHSYLSLMLRDLHRQYQEAKHDQSSDGSPTMALNQNVAQLNQQWWLPSTSVDGGKSAVITAASKKCPVRNSYVTPLHSPEPPHADWPLMDFCKLHDYFGQEVKKVRKEWLKSQQATAEEDCEGDLIDLP; this is encoded by the exons atgtggtgTGGTTTCAGCGCTATGAAGATCCACAAGAAGATTGTGAGTCATTTCCTGTCCTGCACGTCTCCAGTGGACAAGGAAGGATATCTCTTCAAGAAG AAGACTAAGAAGGACACCTACCAGCGCCGTTGGTTGGTCCTGAAGGCCAACCTGCTCTTCTACCAGGAGCGACCCGCAGACCGCCACCTGCTGGGGGTCATCGTGCTGGAGGGCTGCGCGGTGCGGCGCTCCGACGCAGACGGCCGCTGGTCCTTCTGCCTGCTCTTCCAGGGTCCCGGGCTGAAGAGCTACAGGTTTGCTGCGGGAGACGAGGACACTCTGGACGGTTGGGTGAGAGCCTTGCTGTCCGCCAGCCACTCTTATCTGTCCCTCATGCTCCGAGACCTGCACAGGCAGTACCAAG AAGCCAAACATGACCAGAGTTCTGATGGGTCACCTACAATGGCCCTAAACCAGAACGTAGCCCAGCTAAACCAGCAATGGTGGCTGCCATCAACATCAGTGGATGGAGGGAAGAGCGCCGTGATCACAGCAGCAAGTAAAAAGTGTCCTGTGAGAAACTCGTACGTCACGCCTTTACACTCGCCAGAACCGCCGCACGCCGACTGGCCTTTGATGGACTTCTGCAAACTGCATGACTACTTCGGCCAAGAGGTGAAGAAGGTTCGAAAAGAATGGCTGAAAAGTCAGCAGGCGACTGCGGAGGAAGACTGTGAAGGAGATCTTATTGATCTGCCGTGA